One Scomber japonicus isolate fScoJap1 chromosome 1, fScoJap1.pri, whole genome shotgun sequence DNA window includes the following coding sequences:
- the ppm1g gene encoding protein phosphatase 1G isoform X1 — protein MGAYLSQPNTTKSSFDGGNSNMSYGFSAMQGWRVSMEDAHNCILEFDEDTAMFSVYDGHGGEEVALYCSKYLPDIIKEQKTYKDGKLQKALEDAFLAIDSRMTTEEVIKELVQIAGRPTEEPPAEKVAEEDDLDNEEATLLHEEATMTIEELLIRYGQNRNAVKHAAALSAAAKKAACPHPGGSGEKGEGQEKEVLNGELEEERNGKVKEGEGAATCGSKLRACRRTGGESSDAAAGCGGSGSSNGEERAGKAEGDAGPSCSSLSSKAAGDSKSRFFDDSEESEEGEEEEGSDEEDGSEEDEGDSSEMEEEEDTEEGEEDSEDEEEEEMCLPGMDGKEEPGSDSGTTAVVALIRGKQLIVANAGDSRCVVSERGKAVDMSYDHKPEDEVELARIKNAGGKVTMDGRVNGGLNLSRAIGDHFYKRNKVLPPEEQMISAMPDVKVLTLNEDHDFMVIACDGIWNVLSSQEVVDFISERIKPDQSGKVRPLSSIVEELLEHCLAPDTSGDGTGCDNMTCILITLRAHPSTAHNQSDDTKKRKHEEEADQAEPEKNGNDSKKAKSD, from the exons ATGGGGGCTTATCTGTCGCAACCGAACACCACCAAGAGCTCTTTCGATGGCGGCAACAGCAACATGAGCTACGGCTTCTCTGCCATGCAGGGCTGGCGAGTCTCCATGGAG GATGCTCACAACTGTATCCTAGAGTTTGATGAGGACACAGCCATGTTTTCTGTGTATGATGGACATGGAg GTGAAGAGGTGGCTCTGTACTGTTCAAAGTACCTTCCTGACATCATCAAGGAGCAGAAAACCTACAAAGATGGCAAACTGCAAAAG GCTCTGGAAGATGCCTTCCTGGCCATCGACAGCAGAATGACCACAGAGGAAGTCATCAAGGAGCTAGTCCAGATCGCTGGACGGCCCACAGAGGAGCCGCCTGCTGAAAAGGTGGCAGAGGAGGATGATT TGGACAACGAAGAGGCAACTTTGCTCCATGAGGAGGCCACAATGACCATTGAAGAGCTGCTCATACGCTACGGCCAGAACCGCAATGCTGTGAAGCATGCTGCTGCTCTCAG TGCGGCAGCTAAGAAGGCAGCCTGCCCGCACCCCGGGGGCTCGggagagaaaggggaaggacaggagaaggAGGTACTGAATGGAGAGTTGGAGGAGGAGCGCAATGGGAAggtgaaggagggagaaggagcagCAACATGTGGGTCTAAGCTGCGAGCCTGTCGGAGAACAGGAGGTGAAAGTAGTGATGCAG CAGCAGGTTGTGGTGGATCGGGAAGCTCGAATGGAGAAGAAAGGGCTGGAAAAGCAGAAGGAGATGCAGGTCCCTCCTGCTCTTCTTTGTCCTCCAAGGCTGCGGGAGACTCCAAGTCTAGGTTCTTTGATGACAGTGAGGAGTctgaggagggagaagaggaggagggcagCGACGAAGAG GATGGCAGCGAAGAGGATGAAGGAGACAGCAGTGagatggaagaagaggaggatacagaggagggggaggaagactctgaggatgaagaagaggaggaaatgtgTCTACCTGGAATGGATGGCAAGGAGGAG CCTGGCTCGGACAGCGGCACCACAGCTGTTGTGGCTCTGATCCGAGGGAAGCAGCTCATCGTGGCCAACGCTGGAGACTCTCGCTGCGTGGTGTCAGAGCGTG gCAAAGCTGTTGATATGTCGTACGACCACAAGCCAGAGGACGAGGTGGAACTGGCTCGCATTAAGAATGCTGGAGGAAAGGTGACCATGGACGGACGGGTTAACGGTGGACTGAACCTCTCCAGAGCTATTG GTGACCACTTCTACAAGAGGAACAAGGTTCTGCCCCCAGAGGAGCAGATGATTTCTGCGATGCCGGACGTTAAAGTTCTGACGCTCAACGAGGACCACGACTTTATGGTCATTGCCTGCGATGGCATCTG gaatgTGCTCAGCAGTCAGGAGGTGGTGGACTTCATCAGTGAGAGGATCAAACCAGATCAGAGTGGCAAAGTCAGACCCCTCTCATCCATAGTGGAAGAG CTGCTGGAACATTGTTTGGCCCCCGACACATCTGGAGACGGCACAGGATGCGACAACATGACCTGCATCCTCATCACCTTACGGGCGCACCCCTCGACCGCTCACAACCAGTCAGACGACACAAAGAAGAGAAAGCACGAGGAGGAGGCAGACCAGGCCGAGCCGGAGAAGAATGGAAACGACAGCAAAAAGGCTAAAAGTGactaa
- the ppm1g gene encoding protein phosphatase 1G isoform X2, whose amino-acid sequence MGAYLSQPNTTKSSFDGGNSNMSYGFSAMQGWRVSMEDAHNCILEFDEDTAMFSVYDGHGGEEVALYCSKYLPDIIKEQKTYKDGKLQKALEDAFLAIDSRMTTEEVIKELVQIAGRPTEEPPAEKVAEEDDLDNEEATLLHEEATMTIEELLIRYGQNRNAVKHAAALSAAAKKAACPHPGGSGEKGEGQEKEVLNGELEEERNGKVKEGEGAATCGSKLRACRRTGGESSDAAGCGGSGSSNGEERAGKAEGDAGPSCSSLSSKAAGDSKSRFFDDSEESEEGEEEEGSDEEDGSEEDEGDSSEMEEEEDTEEGEEDSEDEEEEEMCLPGMDGKEEPGSDSGTTAVVALIRGKQLIVANAGDSRCVVSERGKAVDMSYDHKPEDEVELARIKNAGGKVTMDGRVNGGLNLSRAIGDHFYKRNKVLPPEEQMISAMPDVKVLTLNEDHDFMVIACDGIWNVLSSQEVVDFISERIKPDQSGKVRPLSSIVEELLEHCLAPDTSGDGTGCDNMTCILITLRAHPSTAHNQSDDTKKRKHEEEADQAEPEKNGNDSKKAKSD is encoded by the exons ATGGGGGCTTATCTGTCGCAACCGAACACCACCAAGAGCTCTTTCGATGGCGGCAACAGCAACATGAGCTACGGCTTCTCTGCCATGCAGGGCTGGCGAGTCTCCATGGAG GATGCTCACAACTGTATCCTAGAGTTTGATGAGGACACAGCCATGTTTTCTGTGTATGATGGACATGGAg GTGAAGAGGTGGCTCTGTACTGTTCAAAGTACCTTCCTGACATCATCAAGGAGCAGAAAACCTACAAAGATGGCAAACTGCAAAAG GCTCTGGAAGATGCCTTCCTGGCCATCGACAGCAGAATGACCACAGAGGAAGTCATCAAGGAGCTAGTCCAGATCGCTGGACGGCCCACAGAGGAGCCGCCTGCTGAAAAGGTGGCAGAGGAGGATGATT TGGACAACGAAGAGGCAACTTTGCTCCATGAGGAGGCCACAATGACCATTGAAGAGCTGCTCATACGCTACGGCCAGAACCGCAATGCTGTGAAGCATGCTGCTGCTCTCAG TGCGGCAGCTAAGAAGGCAGCCTGCCCGCACCCCGGGGGCTCGggagagaaaggggaaggacaggagaaggAGGTACTGAATGGAGAGTTGGAGGAGGAGCGCAATGGGAAggtgaaggagggagaaggagcagCAACATGTGGGTCTAAGCTGCGAGCCTGTCGGAGAACAGGAGGTGAAAGTAGTGATGCAG CAGGTTGTGGTGGATCGGGAAGCTCGAATGGAGAAGAAAGGGCTGGAAAAGCAGAAGGAGATGCAGGTCCCTCCTGCTCTTCTTTGTCCTCCAAGGCTGCGGGAGACTCCAAGTCTAGGTTCTTTGATGACAGTGAGGAGTctgaggagggagaagaggaggagggcagCGACGAAGAG GATGGCAGCGAAGAGGATGAAGGAGACAGCAGTGagatggaagaagaggaggatacagaggagggggaggaagactctgaggatgaagaagaggaggaaatgtgTCTACCTGGAATGGATGGCAAGGAGGAG CCTGGCTCGGACAGCGGCACCACAGCTGTTGTGGCTCTGATCCGAGGGAAGCAGCTCATCGTGGCCAACGCTGGAGACTCTCGCTGCGTGGTGTCAGAGCGTG gCAAAGCTGTTGATATGTCGTACGACCACAAGCCAGAGGACGAGGTGGAACTGGCTCGCATTAAGAATGCTGGAGGAAAGGTGACCATGGACGGACGGGTTAACGGTGGACTGAACCTCTCCAGAGCTATTG GTGACCACTTCTACAAGAGGAACAAGGTTCTGCCCCCAGAGGAGCAGATGATTTCTGCGATGCCGGACGTTAAAGTTCTGACGCTCAACGAGGACCACGACTTTATGGTCATTGCCTGCGATGGCATCTG gaatgTGCTCAGCAGTCAGGAGGTGGTGGACTTCATCAGTGAGAGGATCAAACCAGATCAGAGTGGCAAAGTCAGACCCCTCTCATCCATAGTGGAAGAG CTGCTGGAACATTGTTTGGCCCCCGACACATCTGGAGACGGCACAGGATGCGACAACATGACCTGCATCCTCATCACCTTACGGGCGCACCCCTCGACCGCTCACAACCAGTCAGACGACACAAAGAAGAGAAAGCACGAGGAGGAGGCAGACCAGGCCGAGCCGGAGAAGAATGGAAACGACAGCAAAAAGGCTAAAAGTGactaa